One segment of Methanolinea mesophila DNA contains the following:
- a CDS encoding DUF6141 family protein, with product MEDRPPEETVRFHEVQRFHQAWVWILIAFIAALGWYFFLAQIVFGESPGSNPAPDWAVIVIWGIFGVIFPIWFVMMKLETLVTSEGLAFRFFPLHLKWRVIPFSEIEYAEAVTYHPLREFGGWGIRFGWRGGMAYNIQGDRGVRITKNNGKKILLGSGRAEELGQALQAGMTHPHR from the coding sequence ATGGAAGATCGACCGCCTGAAGAAACAGTGCGTTTTCACGAGGTCCAGCGGTTTCACCAGGCCTGGGTATGGATTCTCATCGCGTTCATCGCTGCACTGGGGTGGTATTTTTTCCTCGCCCAGATCGTGTTCGGCGAGTCACCAGGGAGCAACCCTGCCCCCGACTGGGCGGTAATTGTCATCTGGGGAATATTCGGTGTCATTTTTCCGATCTGGTTCGTCATGATGAAGCTGGAGACCCTGGTTACCAGTGAAGGGCTTGCATTCCGGTTCTTCCCGCTGCACCTGAAATGGAGAGTGATCCCCTTTTCCGAGATCGAGTACGCCGAGGCGGTCACGTATCATCCTCTCCGCGAGTTCGGAGGGTGGGGCATAAGGTTCGGCTGGCGGGGGGGTATGGCCTATAACATCCAGGGAGACCGCGGAGTCCGGATCACAAAAAATAACGGAAAAAAGATCCTGCTCGGTTCCGGGCGGGCCGAAGAACTCGGACAAGCCCTGCAGGCCGGGATGACGCACCCGCATCGATGA
- a CDS encoding SulP family inorganic anion transporter, translated as MGTPPDSGKQTGIRILQGILPIERSQIPVEILAGITFAALAIPEVMGYTRIAGMPVVTGLYTILFPMLLFAFLGSSRHLAVGADSATAAIIASGLVILAVPGSPEYVAYASMIAIMAAIFLFLAGIMKLGFIADFLSRSVMIGFLTGVGIQIAIGQLSGMTGLPVSYVGAGQQLISFFSNLSALQLPTLVLSLAVIAVTLAGRRISRRVPGALLAVTGTIIVSWAFDLSARGIEVIGPVPGGFPAISFPTVPLAAFPDLLGLSAACFIVILAQSAATSRAYALKCSDRFDENTDLIGLSFSNISAGLTGTFVVNGSPTKTEMVVSALGRTQLTQVVAAIVVLAVLLVLTEPLSYLPVAALSAIVFLIGLRLIDIRGMISLRSRRPVEFGVALITAGAVIFLGVGIGIAVAVALSIIAHLRHSYRPMDMLLVPAPGGGMKPTPLAQGQQAVEGLAVYRFGADLYFANETKFTEEIVNLARNAEPPLKWICLSAVNISDVDYTASETLKAVHAELQKYGVTLVASDLSELVRTEFDRDGITSMIGTDHIFETVHEALAAYRMQYREKSGG; from the coding sequence ATGGGAACACCTCCGGATTCCGGTAAACAGACGGGGATAAGGATTCTCCAGGGAATCCTGCCGATCGAGAGGTCGCAGATACCCGTGGAGATCCTCGCCGGGATCACCTTTGCCGCACTGGCTATCCCCGAGGTGATGGGGTACACCAGGATCGCGGGGATGCCGGTGGTGACCGGGCTCTACACCATCCTCTTCCCCATGCTGCTGTTTGCCTTTCTGGGATCCTCGCGCCACCTCGCAGTGGGGGCGGATTCGGCCACGGCGGCGATCATCGCGAGCGGCCTGGTGATCCTGGCGGTGCCGGGTTCACCGGAATACGTCGCGTATGCGTCCATGATCGCCATCATGGCCGCGATCTTCCTCTTCCTCGCCGGGATCATGAAACTCGGGTTCATCGCAGACTTCCTCTCCCGGAGCGTCATGATCGGGTTTCTTACGGGAGTCGGGATCCAGATCGCAATCGGCCAGCTCTCCGGGATGACCGGTCTTCCGGTGAGTTACGTGGGAGCCGGGCAGCAGCTGATCTCGTTCTTTTCCAACCTCTCCGCGCTGCAGCTCCCCACGCTTGTGCTGTCACTTGCGGTGATTGCAGTCACCCTTGCGGGGAGGAGGATAAGCCGCAGGGTCCCGGGAGCGCTGTTGGCCGTGACGGGGACAATCATCGTGAGCTGGGCGTTCGATCTTTCTGCACGCGGGATCGAGGTGATCGGCCCTGTCCCCGGAGGCTTTCCGGCAATATCGTTCCCCACGGTCCCCCTCGCCGCGTTTCCCGATCTTCTCGGGCTGTCTGCGGCATGTTTTATCGTCATCCTGGCCCAGAGCGCCGCGACTTCCCGGGCGTACGCTCTCAAATGTTCGGACCGGTTCGACGAAAACACCGATCTCATCGGCCTGTCCTTTTCCAATATCTCCGCGGGACTCACCGGGACGTTCGTGGTGAACGGAAGCCCGACAAAGACGGAGATGGTAGTGAGCGCCCTGGGCAGGACGCAGCTGACCCAGGTCGTCGCGGCGATCGTCGTGCTTGCCGTACTCCTGGTACTCACCGAGCCCCTTTCCTACCTCCCGGTCGCGGCATTATCCGCGATCGTTTTCCTGATCGGCCTGCGCCTCATCGATATCCGGGGTATGATCTCGCTCCGCAGCCGGAGGCCGGTGGAGTTCGGTGTCGCGCTGATCACGGCGGGAGCGGTGATCTTTCTCGGGGTGGGAATAGGGATTGCCGTTGCGGTGGCACTCTCCATCATTGCACATCTCCGGCACAGCTACCGGCCGATGGACATGCTGCTGGTGCCCGCACCCGGCGGGGGGATGAAACCGACACCCCTGGCCCAGGGGCAGCAGGCCGTTGAGGGGCTCGCGGTCTACCGGTTCGGGGCCGACCTGTACTTTGCGAACGAAACGAAGTTCACCGAGGAGATCGTGAACCTTGCACGGAACGCCGAGCCTCCCCTGAAATGGATCTGCCTCTCCGCCGTGAACATAAGCGACGTTGATTACACTGCGTCCGAGACGCTCAAAGCGGTCCATGCGGAACTGCAGAAGTATGGGGTGACTCTGGTGGCGAGCGATCTCTCCGAACTGGTGAGGACCGAGTTCGACCGGGACGGAATAACCTCGATGATAGGGACCGATCACATCTTCGAGACCGTCCACGAGGCCCTCGCGGCATACAGGATGCAGTACCGGGAAAAATCCGGAGGGTAG
- a CDS encoding Lon protease family protein, whose translation MIEPLPVGRYRKTYDVKDVSCKSTEDLTPVEEIIGQERALRALTFGLNIEEKGFNLYISGVPGTGRKTAVCKFLQELAKSKPKGNDWIYVNNFRDQYEPNAIRLPAGIGKKFRASMADFVAEVQRVIPKVFESEDYANRRQAALREIEQDKAKLFEEINSKANEKGFTIQGSPNGILTIPTKDGKPLSQEEFMALPEEEQQRFQEQREELAVEMRKAFRLMRELDQKENETVEKLTKDVSLDAMSPALKKLKDPYGGIDEINEYLTAVSTDILDNLPLFLTQPGQTPQEQQQSPLMNPFYRQMIFRKYEVNVIVDNSESEGAPVIFEQNASYPNLFGKVEKEVQYGVVTTDFTMIRPGSMHKANGGYMVIPVEDLFRTPYTYDGLKNALKTGKLAIEEPGERMGYIFAKGIKPEPIPLDIKVVLIGTPLANQVLFTQDPDFSELFKVKAEFDTSMDWNAGNAKKYAAFICTMCRNENLKHLDATGIARVVEYGSRLAEDQEKLTTRFARIADIVREASFYATQDKAKYTTGEHVQKAIEEKIHRSNLIQEKIQEFITRDIYLIDTKNSTPGQINGLSVIGLGDIEFGRPSRVTASVSVGRDGIIDIERQAALGGPTHTKGVMILSGYLSDKYARNKPLSLSARLVFEQSYEGVDGDSASSTELYAILSALSGIPIRQSLAVTGSVNQKGIVQAIGGVNQKIEGFFDICKAKGLTGEQGVMIPASNVEHLMLKDEIIQAAKQGKFSIYPVSTIDEGIEVLTGVKAGERRADGTFDKDTVNFLVDKKLTEMAETLREFRGPGA comes from the coding sequence ATGATCGAACCACTGCCAGTAGGCCGCTATAGAAAAACCTACGATGTAAAGGACGTTTCCTGCAAGAGCACCGAGGATCTCACCCCTGTCGAGGAGATAATCGGGCAGGAGCGGGCATTGAGGGCGCTCACCTTCGGGCTCAATATCGAGGAGAAAGGATTCAACCTCTACATCTCCGGGGTTCCGGGAACCGGAAGAAAGACCGCTGTGTGCAAATTTTTACAAGAGCTCGCCAAATCCAAGCCGAAGGGGAACGACTGGATTTATGTGAACAATTTCCGCGACCAGTACGAGCCGAATGCAATCAGGCTTCCGGCTGGGATAGGGAAGAAGTTCCGGGCAAGCATGGCCGATTTCGTCGCCGAGGTCCAGCGGGTGATCCCGAAGGTCTTTGAGAGCGAGGACTACGCCAACCGGCGCCAGGCCGCACTCCGGGAGATCGAGCAGGATAAAGCGAAATTGTTCGAGGAGATCAACAGCAAGGCCAACGAGAAGGGGTTCACCATCCAGGGAAGCCCGAACGGCATCCTGACCATCCCCACAAAAGACGGGAAACCCCTCTCCCAGGAGGAGTTCATGGCCCTCCCGGAAGAGGAGCAGCAGCGCTTTCAGGAACAGCGTGAGGAGCTCGCCGTGGAGATGCGGAAGGCTTTCCGCCTGATGCGGGAGCTCGACCAGAAAGAGAACGAAACGGTCGAGAAACTGACAAAAGACGTTTCCCTCGACGCGATGAGCCCGGCCCTGAAGAAGCTGAAGGACCCGTACGGCGGTATCGATGAGATCAACGAGTACCTCACCGCGGTTTCCACCGACATCCTGGACAACCTCCCACTGTTCCTCACCCAGCCCGGGCAGACTCCCCAGGAACAGCAGCAGTCTCCGCTCATGAACCCGTTTTATCGGCAGATGATCTTCCGCAAATACGAGGTGAACGTGATCGTGGATAACTCCGAGAGCGAAGGCGCACCGGTGATCTTCGAGCAGAACGCGTCCTATCCCAACCTTTTCGGCAAGGTCGAGAAGGAGGTCCAGTACGGGGTCGTAACCACCGACTTTACCATGATACGTCCGGGGTCCATGCACAAGGCGAACGGGGGATACATGGTCATCCCTGTGGAAGACCTGTTCCGCACTCCGTACACGTACGACGGACTGAAGAACGCATTAAAGACCGGGAAACTCGCCATCGAGGAGCCGGGCGAACGGATGGGATATATCTTCGCCAAGGGAATCAAGCCGGAACCGATCCCGCTCGACATCAAGGTGGTGTTGATCGGCACACCCCTCGCAAACCAGGTCCTGTTTACCCAGGACCCCGATTTCTCGGAACTCTTCAAGGTCAAGGCCGAGTTCGATACGAGCATGGACTGGAACGCCGGAAACGCCAAAAAATACGCTGCGTTCATCTGCACCATGTGCCGGAATGAGAACCTGAAGCACCTCGACGCCACCGGGATCGCCAGGGTAGTCGAGTACGGGTCGAGGCTTGCAGAGGACCAGGAGAAACTCACCACCCGGTTCGCCCGCATCGCCGATATCGTAAGGGAGGCGAGTTTCTACGCCACCCAGGACAAGGCGAAATATACCACCGGCGAACACGTCCAGAAGGCCATCGAAGAGAAGATCCACCGCTCGAACCTGATACAGGAGAAGATCCAGGAGTTCATTACCAGGGATATCTACCTCATCGATACCAAAAACTCGACCCCGGGCCAGATCAACGGGCTTTCGGTGATCGGTCTTGGAGATATCGAGTTCGGGCGGCCGTCGCGGGTCACCGCGAGTGTCAGCGTGGGCAGGGACGGGATCATCGATATCGAACGTCAGGCGGCGCTCGGCGGCCCAACACACACCAAGGGAGTGATGATCCTCTCGGGGTATCTCTCAGACAAGTATGCGAGGAACAAACCGCTCTCCCTCTCGGCGAGGCTCGTGTTCGAGCAGAGCTATGAAGGAGTCGACGGTGATTCCGCGTCCAGCACGGAGCTCTACGCCATCCTCTCCGCCCTCTCGGGCATTCCCATACGGCAATCGCTCGCGGTCACCGGGTCCGTGAACCAGAAAGGGATCGTGCAGGCGATAGGAGGTGTCAACCAGAAGATCGAAGGGTTTTTCGATATCTGCAAGGCAAAGGGCCTGACCGGAGAACAGGGGGTCATGATCCCGGCAAGCAACGTAGAGCACCTGATGTTAAAGGATGAGATCATCCAGGCAGCGAAACAGGGGAAGTTCTCAATCTACCCGGTGAGCACCATCGACGAGGGGATCGAGGTGCTCACCGGGGTGAAAGCGGGTGAACGGCGTGCCGACGGAACGTTTGATAAGGACACGGTGAACTTCCTGGTGGATAAAAAACTCACGGAGATGGCCGAAACCCTCAGGGAATTCAGAGGGCCCGGGGCATAA
- a CDS encoding pirin family protein — translation MMQKIRIIARVFAARPTVEGAGVHLKRALGYAQAPRLDPFLLLDDFHSNRPSEYLPGFPWHPHRGIETVTYVLHGKVEHGDSMGNRGVIGEGDVQWMTAGSGIIHQEMPRGDEKNLLWGFQLWANLPASHKMMDPRYRGITREEIPEVITGEGARVKVIAGEEGGIQGPVQGIVTDPSYLDITVLPGKTYRRSVPAGHTVAAYVIQGSGSFDPRDDPFGYVVEGDTYFTDLRKGPGIEKEHLVLYGDGDEVMVEAGPEGVRFLLFSGKPVGEPVAWYGPIVMNTQEELKVAFDELDKGTFIKKPGNRPGER, via the coding sequence ATGATGCAGAAAATACGCATTATCGCCAGAGTCTTTGCCGCCCGCCCTACGGTTGAAGGGGCTGGAGTACACCTGAAACGGGCGCTCGGGTATGCCCAGGCCCCCCGCCTGGACCCGTTTCTTCTGCTAGACGACTTCCACTCGAACCGGCCTTCGGAGTACCTCCCCGGGTTTCCCTGGCACCCGCACCGGGGGATCGAGACCGTCACCTATGTACTGCATGGAAAGGTGGAACACGGCGACAGCATGGGGAACCGGGGGGTTATCGGCGAAGGCGACGTGCAGTGGATGACCGCCGGGAGCGGGATCATCCACCAGGAGATGCCGCGGGGAGACGAAAAGAATCTCCTGTGGGGTTTCCAGCTCTGGGCCAACCTCCCCGCATCCCATAAGATGATGGACCCCCGCTACAGGGGAATAACCCGGGAAGAGATCCCCGAGGTGATCACGGGGGAAGGGGCCCGGGTAAAAGTGATTGCCGGCGAGGAAGGGGGGATACAAGGTCCGGTGCAGGGAATCGTCACCGACCCTTCTTATCTTGATATCACAGTTCTGCCGGGGAAGACCTACAGGAGGTCCGTTCCCGCGGGCCATACCGTGGCGGCGTATGTGATCCAGGGATCAGGGTCGTTCGACCCCCGGGACGACCCATTCGGCTACGTGGTGGAAGGGGATACCTATTTCACTGATCTGCGGAAAGGACCGGGGATAGAGAAGGAGCACCTGGTCCTCTACGGCGACGGGGACGAAGTCATGGTGGAGGCGGGCCCGGAGGGAGTACGTTTCCTGTTGTTCTCGGGGAAACCTGTCGGGGAACCCGTGGCCTGGTACGGGCCGATCGTGATGAACACCCAAGAGGAGCTGAAGGTGGCCTTCGATGAGCTGGACAAAGGCACATTCATAAAAAAACCGGGAAACCGTCCCGGGGAACGTTGA
- a CDS encoding protease inhibitor I42 family protein, which produces MYTATVRKKTPWALLLAGMLALALVVAGCTMSPGGPPTPSPTTTTPVPAETPVQVPWTGLPLYNESDNGRTITVSPGERIAIALGENPTTGYSWNATFNAGLLNTAEGYTRNPETAGLAGAGGTRYWVVEMPEPGTGQFSAVYMRPWEGVTPSDQTLTIIAGEVQTPPGKKLVTYTEADNGTTVKEIQGSMFAVSLAENPTTGYSWNATISPGLELVNETYEEDAHASGMVGVGGTHWWILRALTPGTQEFSAAYIRPWEGVLPGDQTYHLKIDVSAS; this is translated from the coding sequence ATGTATACTGCAACGGTAAGAAAAAAGACGCCCTGGGCCCTCCTGCTTGCAGGGATGCTCGCCCTGGCCCTGGTGGTTGCCGGCTGCACCATGTCACCCGGCGGGCCTCCGACGCCTTCCCCGACAACCACCACCCCTGTGCCCGCGGAAACCCCCGTCCAGGTCCCCTGGACAGGGCTTCCCCTCTATAACGAAAGTGACAACGGGCGGACCATAACCGTCTCTCCCGGGGAGCGGATCGCGATTGCGCTTGGGGAAAATCCGACTACAGGTTATTCCTGGAACGCCACCTTCAACGCCGGACTGCTCAATACCGCGGAAGGATATACCCGGAATCCGGAGACCGCGGGTCTCGCCGGTGCGGGGGGGACCCGTTACTGGGTAGTCGAAATGCCGGAACCGGGGACCGGGCAGTTCTCTGCAGTGTACATGCGGCCCTGGGAAGGGGTGACGCCGTCAGACCAGACCCTCACCATTATCGCCGGCGAGGTCCAGACTCCTCCGGGGAAGAAACTGGTGACCTACACGGAGGCGGACAACGGTACTACGGTGAAGGAGATCCAGGGCTCCATGTTCGCGGTCTCCCTTGCGGAGAACCCGACCACCGGGTATTCCTGGAACGCAACGATATCTCCGGGCCTGGAACTGGTGAACGAAACGTATGAGGAGGATGCGCATGCCTCGGGCATGGTGGGTGTCGGGGGAACGCACTGGTGGATTCTCCGGGCCTTGACACCCGGGACACAGGAGTTCTCGGCGGCATACATCCGGCCCTGGGAGGGAGTGTTGCCCGGCGACCAGACCTACCATCTGAAAATCGATGTGAGTGCCTCCTGA
- a CDS encoding protease inhibitor I42 family protein, with protein MKPDRRTYLKLCGSLAIAGVLVFMLAAAGCTQTPGGPPTSTATSTPTATITVSPTQAPWEGLPLYNESSNGATVAVKPGKTFVVALNENPSTGYIWNATLTQGLQLVTEDFVQNPAPGMAGAGGIHYWVIKGVNEMGPQSFTAMYARPFETVPPAETFTLNVLVEQVLPPQDQVVATYTEADNNTTKELIDESLFAVELPENPTTGYQWNVTLTSGLKLVNESYTPDTSAPGMTGVGGTHTWIVQAISMGGQTFNAYYARSFESGPPAETYRLSIFVKEG; from the coding sequence ATGAAACCTGATAGACGCACGTATCTGAAGCTCTGCGGAAGCCTTGCGATCGCAGGCGTCCTTGTCTTCATGCTCGCGGCTGCCGGCTGCACCCAGACCCCCGGCGGCCCCCCGACTTCCACCGCGACATCCACACCGACGGCAACAATCACCGTATCCCCGACCCAGGCCCCCTGGGAGGGGCTCCCCTTGTATAATGAAAGCTCCAACGGCGCCACCGTCGCGGTCAAGCCGGGAAAAACTTTCGTCGTTGCCTTAAACGAGAACCCGAGCACCGGCTACATCTGGAATGCAACGCTCACCCAGGGTCTCCAGCTGGTCACGGAAGATTTCGTGCAGAACCCGGCTCCGGGCATGGCAGGTGCAGGAGGCATCCACTACTGGGTCATAAAAGGCGTCAACGAGATGGGGCCCCAGTCTTTCACGGCGATGTACGCACGACCGTTCGAGACCGTGCCCCCCGCCGAGACCTTCACGTTGAACGTGCTGGTCGAGCAGGTCCTCCCGCCCCAGGACCAGGTGGTCGCCACCTATACGGAGGCCGATAACAACACTACAAAGGAACTTATTGACGAATCCCTCTTCGCGGTGGAACTGCCCGAGAATCCCACCACGGGATATCAGTGGAACGTGACCCTGACCTCCGGGCTGAAACTGGTCAATGAAAGTTACACACCGGACACCTCAGCTCCCGGGATGACCGGGGTCGGAGGCACCCACACATGGATCGTGCAGGCCATATCCATGGGCGGCCAGACCTTCAACGCCTACTACGCCAGGTCGTTCGAGAGCGGCCCGCCGGCGGAGACCTACCGGTTGAGCATCTTTGTGAAAGAGGGCTGA
- a CDS encoding PEGA domain-containing protein, producing the protein MIRTHAFLALSAILVLIALVPGVFGITVPLGDPVPLSGAAPVADTVYLFLTGPNLPSNGVRLDDITAEVVTGVPSTFTQAPVSNGQWQYTWYTGSTGGTLDAGSYTVYVSTTPVGRNDLSRAVYSSISITLTLPTIEVPPTGTLVVESVPAGAGVVVDGVLQGTSPVELTGVPEGQHLVVLSFTGYANSTSTVTVVAGETTSVNVALVPVSLQPTPTVSASPETSPPTSAAATSPTPAPLSLAAIAGALGGALALMVFREGTHRDDP; encoded by the coding sequence ATGATCCGCACACATGCATTTCTCGCACTCTCCGCGATCCTGGTTCTCATCGCTCTCGTTCCAGGGGTTTTCGGGATCACGGTGCCGCTTGGGGACCCGGTTCCGCTCTCCGGGGCCGCTCCCGTGGCCGATACGGTCTATCTCTTCCTCACCGGCCCGAACCTGCCCTCGAACGGCGTCCGTCTCGACGATATCACCGCCGAGGTCGTCACCGGTGTTCCCTCAACATTCACCCAGGCTCCTGTCTCGAACGGCCAGTGGCAGTATACCTGGTATACCGGGAGCACGGGAGGAACCCTTGATGCGGGTTCATATACCGTCTACGTCTCTACCACCCCCGTGGGGAGAAATGACCTTTCCAGGGCGGTCTATTCCAGCATAAGCATCACCCTGACCCTCCCGACGATCGAAGTCCCGCCCACCGGAACCCTGGTCGTGGAGTCTGTCCCCGCCGGTGCCGGGGTCGTGGTGGACGGCGTTCTCCAGGGGACTTCCCCGGTCGAACTGACCGGGGTCCCCGAAGGTCAGCACCTCGTGGTACTAAGCTTTACAGGCTACGCGAACTCCACCAGTACGGTGACCGTCGTCGCGGGGGAGACCACTTCGGTGAATGTCGCGCTCGTCCCGGTCTCCCTGCAGCCGACTCCGACTGTTTCCGCCTCTCCGGAGACCTCGCCTCCCACTTCGGCCGCGGCAACCTCCCCCACTCCTGCCCCGCTGTCCCTTGCAGCGATTGCGGGAGCGCTGGGAGGAGCACTGGCTCTCATGGTGTTCCGGGAGGGAACTCACAGAGACGACCCCTGA
- a CDS encoding B12-binding domain-containing radical SAM protein, translated as MKSPAIVLTTDETMMSRYRGGIFVGFATCIPQGVIPDWIFFHAVAPPVPRKNGRAIFADQGTRMIEAALLESGFGEDEVAVVHPRDLPKMVGENTGIVSVSGHDLLGINPPTSTFADLLRTGPPYNRVMFLELMRNPVLRNVTTVVGGKSAWQVAEEGVMDRLGIDHVHLGEGEVSVPKAFSAILAGEEVPRVIHGEEVPLEKIPVLKGATIHGLAEISRGCNRGCKFCTPGMQKIRHKPIDQIAADVRLNAAGGNSCAILHAEDVLAYGSKKIEPEPEKVAALFTRVAGIEGVKGIGLSHLALATAYHNPALIETIADIIYTLPNQNFIGVQTGIETGSPRIMEMYMKSKCAPSSPGDWPDIVKSSLGLLNDHDIIPACTLIAGLPGEEEEDVILTIEMMEDIRDTRSLVVPLNFVSMDPAALSDKDSFTAEKMTPSHWELLGVCIDHDMRMVRRMNRYIVEGNMVLTAIARLAMRYMVRGAEKYSREMKQGQPPAGWDITARNYLVPEF; from the coding sequence GTGAAATCTCCTGCCATCGTCCTCACCACGGATGAGACCATGATGAGCAGGTACCGGGGGGGAATATTCGTCGGTTTTGCCACCTGTATCCCGCAGGGAGTTATACCGGACTGGATTTTTTTCCATGCGGTGGCCCCCCCGGTGCCGCGAAAGAACGGGAGGGCGATATTTGCCGACCAGGGGACCAGGATGATCGAGGCGGCACTGCTCGAATCCGGATTTGGAGAAGACGAGGTGGCAGTGGTGCATCCGCGGGATCTCCCGAAGATGGTGGGCGAAAATACCGGTATTGTGTCGGTAAGCGGCCACGACCTCCTGGGAATCAACCCCCCCACGTCGACGTTTGCCGACCTGCTCCGCACAGGACCGCCCTATAACCGGGTCATGTTCCTGGAACTCATGAGGAACCCGGTGTTGAGGAACGTGACCACCGTGGTCGGAGGGAAATCCGCGTGGCAGGTCGCCGAAGAGGGAGTGATGGATCGGCTGGGGATTGACCATGTCCACCTCGGCGAAGGAGAGGTCTCGGTACCGAAAGCGTTCTCCGCAATTCTGGCCGGGGAGGAGGTCCCGAGGGTCATCCATGGAGAGGAAGTCCCCCTGGAGAAGATCCCCGTCCTGAAAGGGGCGACAATCCACGGGCTGGCCGAGATCTCGCGGGGATGCAACCGCGGCTGCAAGTTCTGCACTCCGGGAATGCAGAAGATCCGTCATAAGCCGATCGACCAGATCGCCGCGGATGTCAGGCTCAACGCGGCGGGAGGTAACTCGTGCGCCATCCTTCATGCCGAGGATGTGCTGGCCTACGGTTCGAAAAAGATCGAACCGGAGCCTGAAAAGGTGGCCGCCCTCTTCACCCGTGTCGCAGGAATAGAGGGCGTGAAGGGAATCGGGCTCTCACACCTGGCACTGGCCACGGCCTATCATAATCCGGCCCTGATCGAGACCATCGCGGATATTATCTACACGCTCCCGAACCAGAACTTCATCGGGGTGCAGACGGGCATCGAGACGGGGAGCCCGAGGATCATGGAGATGTACATGAAGAGTAAATGTGCTCCGTCCTCTCCGGGAGACTGGCCCGATATCGTAAAGAGCAGCCTCGGACTTCTGAATGATCACGACATTATCCCGGCGTGCACCCTTATAGCTGGGCTCCCGGGAGAGGAAGAGGAAGACGTGATCCTGACCATCGAGATGATGGAGGATATCCGCGACACCAGGTCCCTGGTGGTGCCGCTCAACTTCGTATCCATGGACCCCGCGGCCCTTTCGGATAAGGACTCGTTCACCGCAGAAAAAATGACGCCCTCGCACTGGGAACTCCTCGGCGTATGCATAGACCATGACATGCGCATGGTCAGGAGGATGAACCGGTACATCGTTGAAGGAAATATGGTGCTGACCGCGATAGCCCGCCTCGCGATGAGGTACATGGTCAGGGGTGCCGAGAAATACTCCCGCGAGATGAAGCAGGGTCAGCCGCCGGCGGGGTGGGATATCACGGCCAGGAATTACCTGGTCCCCGAGTTCTGA
- a CDS encoding methyltransferase domain-containing protein: MTDYRPPADMPYVHGRSDRESMRLGDQAATLEDLLHHDTRYPPGSTVLEAGCGVGAQSVILARNSPEALITSIDISPDSVGRARDRAAREGYTNISFRTGDVYHLPFAPGAFDHVFVCFLLEHLPDPVRALEGLLRVLRPGGTITVIEGDHGSAFFYPRSDEATKAIQCLVEVQRRAGGNALIGRELWHLMNEAGARSVRVSPRMVYVDESRPALVEGFTKNTFTAMVEGVETEARALGLIDEKTWEKGISDLYRTMEPDGTFCYTFFKGTGRKTGPSRSGTPNRQLWSDAKKSACEQAGL; the protein is encoded by the coding sequence TTGACCGACTACAGACCTCCTGCAGACATGCCGTACGTGCACGGCCGCTCCGACCGCGAGTCCATGCGGCTCGGCGACCAGGCCGCAACCCTCGAAGACCTGCTGCATCACGATACCCGGTATCCCCCGGGGAGCACGGTCCTCGAGGCAGGATGCGGGGTCGGTGCCCAGTCGGTCATCCTCGCCAGGAACAGCCCGGAAGCCCTTATCACCTCGATCGATATATCCCCGGACTCCGTCGGGAGAGCCAGGGACCGGGCCGCCCGTGAAGGATACACCAACATCTCGTTCCGGACCGGCGATGTATACCATCTCCCGTTCGCACCCGGGGCGTTCGACCATGTATTCGTCTGCTTTCTCCTGGAACATCTTCCCGACCCTGTACGGGCCCTGGAGGGACTTTTACGCGTGCTTAGGCCGGGGGGGACGATCACCGTCATCGAGGGAGACCACGGATCGGCCTTCTTCTATCCCCGGAGCGACGAGGCAACGAAAGCAATCCAGTGCCTTGTGGAGGTCCAGCGGAGAGCGGGAGGGAACGCACTCATAGGCAGGGAACTCTGGCACCTGATGAACGAGGCGGGGGCCCGGTCGGTCAGGGTCTCGCCCCGGATGGTCTACGTCGACGAAAGCAGGCCCGCCCTGGTGGAAGGATTTACCAAAAACACGTTCACCGCCATGGTGGAGGGAGTGGAGACAGAGGCACGTGCCCTCGGGCTTATCGATGAAAAAACCTGGGAAAAAGGAATATCCGACCTCTACAGGACCATGGAACCGGACGGGACGTTCTGTTACACGTTCTTCAAGGGCACCGGCAGGAAGACCGGTCCGTCACGCTCCGGGACGCCGAACAGGCAACTCTGGTCGGATGCAAAAAAGAGTGCGTGCGAACAGGCGGGTCTGTAA